The following coding sequences are from one Gimesia chilikensis window:
- a CDS encoding PIG-L deacetylase family protein — protein MTDQTLRILVFGAHPDDCDIKAGGTAALYQQAGHTVKFVSVTNGESGHHRISGEELAVIRRAEAAAAGRALGIEYEVLNNRDGYLQPTIEARFEIIRLIRTFQPDLILTHRPNDYHPDHRYTSQLVCDAAYMVTVPPIVPDVPALRENPVIAYLSDHFTRPYPFSPTVVIDIEPVWDRVIDALDCHSSQFYDWLAYNHFYEDEVPQDPAERKVWLSGKMKDRIGPLADRYRDLVIETYGPERGKEIQLIDAFEPCEYGSPLTSDNVKTLFPFLP, from the coding sequence ATGACTGATCAAACATTGCGAATCCTGGTATTTGGCGCTCACCCTGATGATTGCGACATCAAAGCGGGGGGCACAGCCGCCCTGTATCAGCAGGCCGGTCATACCGTGAAATTCGTCAGTGTGACCAATGGGGAATCGGGGCATCACCGGATTTCCGGCGAGGAACTGGCCGTGATTCGTCGTGCGGAAGCAGCTGCCGCCGGGCGTGCGCTGGGGATCGAGTACGAAGTTCTGAACAATCGCGACGGATATCTGCAACCCACGATCGAAGCCCGTTTTGAGATTATTCGACTGATTCGTACTTTCCAGCCCGATCTGATCCTGACACACCGCCCCAACGACTATCATCCTGATCATCGATATACCTCGCAACTGGTCTGTGACGCCGCCTACATGGTTACGGTGCCTCCCATCGTGCCAGACGTCCCTGCCCTGCGGGAAAATCCGGTCATCGCATATCTGTCAGATCACTTTACCCGACCTTACCCGTTTTCGCCGACGGTGGTCATTGATATTGAACCGGTCTGGGATCGCGTGATCGACGCCCTCGACTGTCACAGCAGTCAGTTCTATGACTGGCTGGCTTATAACCATTTCTACGAAGATGAGGTCCCTCAGGATCCCGCGGAACGCAAAGTCTGGCTCAGTGGCAAGATGAAAGATCGCATCGGCCCGCTGGCGGATCGATATCGGGATCTGGTAATCGAAACATACGGGCCCGAACGCGGCAAAGAAATTCAACTGATCGATGCGTTTGAACCCTGCGAATATGGTTCTCCCCTGACCTCTGACAATGTCAAAACCCTGTTTCCGTTTCTTCCCTGA
- a CDS encoding c-type cytochrome, producing MRTLCFCFLMLVQLTVSVSPLMAEEEPSAARGFQLLTEKTYLPPDFDQAVFDDLWKVWPEDQRKQAEAASQAERRQMIFDYYGIMQKPNSDSSPLGYVVTDEQKWVMNCFACHSGKVAGQVIPGAPNSHIGLHTLTEDVSKIKLQQFKKLSHLDLAAVGMPLGTTHGTTNAVIFGVVLDSLRDGEMNFDKTRPIPELLHHDMDPPAWWNVKRKSKIYSDAFMTKNHRVLMQFILIPRNNARQVKQWEADFANILAYIESLEPPRYRWPVDEQLAARGRVIFDQNCARCHGTYGDNPSYPEKVIPLAELKTDPVRHQSLPPAYRAALNESWLSRYGKDPVVEAPAGYVAPPLDGIWASAPYFHNGSVPTLWHVLHPEARPQVWKRTVDGYDVNRVGLEIESLPELPANLSTVERRRHFDTTKFGKSAAGHDYPNDLNEAEKQAVLEYLKTL from the coding sequence ATGCGAACGCTCTGTTTCTGCTTCTTGATGCTTGTGCAGCTTACCGTCTCTGTCAGTCCATTGATGGCAGAAGAAGAACCGTCGGCAGCACGCGGATTTCAGCTGCTGACCGAAAAGACGTACTTGCCTCCCGACTTCGATCAGGCTGTATTTGATGATCTCTGGAAAGTCTGGCCGGAAGACCAGCGTAAGCAGGCCGAAGCAGCATCTCAGGCAGAGCGGCGACAGATGATCTTTGATTATTACGGGATCATGCAGAAACCGAATTCAGACTCATCCCCGCTGGGCTATGTGGTCACGGACGAACAGAAGTGGGTCATGAACTGCTTTGCCTGTCATAGTGGCAAGGTAGCCGGTCAGGTGATCCCCGGAGCTCCCAACAGTCATATTGGCCTGCATACGCTGACCGAAGATGTGAGCAAAATCAAACTGCAACAGTTCAAGAAGCTGAGCCACCTGGATCTGGCTGCAGTGGGGATGCCCCTGGGAACAACGCACGGCACGACCAACGCTGTTATTTTTGGTGTCGTACTCGATTCCCTGCGTGATGGGGAGATGAATTTCGATAAAACCCGCCCGATTCCCGAACTGCTGCATCACGATATGGATCCCCCGGCCTGGTGGAACGTAAAACGCAAATCGAAGATCTACTCCGATGCCTTCATGACCAAAAATCACCGGGTGCTGATGCAGTTCATCCTGATCCCGCGGAACAATGCACGGCAGGTTAAGCAGTGGGAGGCGGACTTCGCGAACATACTGGCTTACATTGAATCACTCGAGCCTCCCCGCTATCGCTGGCCCGTTGATGAACAGCTGGCCGCGCGGGGGCGTGTCATCTTTGATCAGAATTGCGCCCGTTGTCATGGAACTTATGGAGACAACCCCAGTTATCCCGAGAAGGTTATCCCGCTGGCTGAACTGAAGACAGACCCCGTGCGTCATCAATCCCTGCCTCCCGCGTACCGGGCAGCCCTGAATGAGAGCTGGCTCTCTCGCTACGGTAAGGATCCGGTCGTCGAAGCCCCTGCCGGCTATGTGGCTCCGCCACTCGACGGAATCTGGGCATCAGCGCCTTATTTTCATAACGGATCGGTACCCACGCTCTGGCATGTCTTACACCCCGAAGCACGGCCACAAGTCTGGAAGCGGACCGTAGATGGTTATGATGTGAATCGCGTGGGACTGGAGATCGAAAGCCTGCCTGAGCTGCCGGCAAATCTGTCTACCGTCGAACGCAGACGCCACTTCGACACTACGAAGTTCGGCAAATCAGCCGCGGGGCACGATTATCCCAATGATCTGAATGAAGCAGAAAAACAGGCAGTACTCGAGTATCTCAAAACGTTATAA
- a CDS encoding CPBP family intramembrane glutamic endopeptidase: MVAPENSPSEDTNPERLAAHTAADSPIFESEDQESAQELDQFLDQALQTAKGEDAPRPHDGSSGNAAPPGPGLIESICWMFGVFGAHFIGIMLFLVCGVIYLIATSNISQDPDTFRKEIAQLVEGHPLEAAGVEQAVFVFIGLIAVGLRLGKRPLQKLNLQPFAISTGFLLFICVLPLALMSGELYRIAFDAWSLIAKQIPILERFNEMQTMEIVKDMAANNSLWSLILVIAVFPAIGEELIFRGMIGRGLIARWGLVPGIVITSIMFGIVHAHPAHVIAVIPLGMFMHYVYYVTRSFWAPMLVHFMNNAFAVSMAKMATELPESAASLGDETQPVHPLIVASAALFLTAVCIQLWKTRVKYMTPQGEEWTPGYPSTEQPPANSPVTMIREKAHPLLYAAGVFLFLIFLVSMAAFSPQQDAVTAQPEAMQLITF; the protein is encoded by the coding sequence ATGGTCGCTCCTGAAAATTCTCCTTCAGAAGATACAAATCCCGAGAGACTCGCTGCTCACACCGCAGCTGATTCCCCGATTTTTGAGTCAGAGGATCAAGAGTCTGCCCAGGAACTGGATCAGTTTCTGGATCAAGCGTTGCAGACTGCCAAAGGGGAAGACGCACCTCGTCCGCATGATGGAAGTTCCGGAAACGCGGCTCCGCCAGGCCCCGGTCTGATTGAGTCGATCTGCTGGATGTTCGGGGTCTTTGGTGCCCATTTCATCGGAATCATGCTGTTCCTGGTCTGCGGGGTGATTTATCTGATCGCCACATCCAATATCAGTCAGGATCCTGACACGTTCCGCAAAGAAATTGCCCAGCTCGTGGAAGGCCATCCGCTGGAGGCAGCGGGGGTCGAACAGGCCGTGTTTGTCTTTATCGGACTGATTGCTGTCGGCTTACGTCTGGGTAAACGTCCCTTGCAAAAACTCAATCTGCAGCCGTTTGCGATTTCAACAGGCTTCCTGCTGTTTATCTGCGTGCTGCCCCTGGCGCTCATGTCGGGAGAATTGTATCGAATTGCGTTTGACGCCTGGAGTCTCATCGCAAAACAGATTCCCATCCTCGAACGTTTCAACGAAATGCAGACGATGGAAATCGTGAAGGATATGGCGGCGAACAACTCGCTCTGGTCGCTGATTCTGGTGATTGCCGTCTTCCCCGCTATTGGAGAAGAACTCATCTTTCGCGGGATGATTGGCCGCGGTCTGATCGCACGCTGGGGCCTGGTGCCGGGAATTGTGATCACGTCGATCATGTTCGGTATCGTGCATGCACACCCCGCACATGTGATTGCTGTCATTCCGCTCGGGATGTTTATGCATTATGTGTATTACGTGACCCGCAGTTTCTGGGCGCCGATGCTGGTGCATTTCATGAACAATGCGTTTGCCGTCTCGATGGCGAAAATGGCGACCGAGCTTCCCGAAAGTGCCGCCAGTCTGGGAGACGAAACTCAGCCGGTGCACCCGTTAATCGTGGCATCCGCAGCGTTGTTCCTGACCGCCGTCTGTATTCAACTCTGGAAGACACGGGTGAAATACATGACGCCACAGGGCGAGGAGTGGACTCCCGGCTATCCTTCCACCGAACAGCCTCCGGCAAACAGCCCGGTGACCATGATACGAGAGAAGGCACATCCGCTGCTTTATGCGGCAGGTGTATTCCTGTTTCTGATCTTCCTTGTGAGCATGGCGGCATTCAGCCCTCAGCAGGATGCCGTGACCGCACAACCCGAGGCGATGCAGCTTATAACGTTTTGA
- a CDS encoding serine/threonine protein kinase: MNRLPSVEIPLIERNSAMAPNTSSDSGTPQQDRQLQYCANCNSTYFQQSGSDNCPVCGAHVDDISLMDLQETIVVQEIDGLIEHADSGSVVVEDPIAGTDLHVYQCQSLLGRGGMGMVYLATHRDLGRQCALKILLPHLSERDPEYVQRFIHEGRAVATLNHPNIVTAHAIGEERGYRFLEMELITGRALSHVVREDGPLSALHATSLIAQVASGLGTAHAKGIIHQDLKLENILLTGAGVPKIADFGLAKRISAEEGGAHQHNLAGTPNYMAPELFQGGMASATSDVYSLGVCFFVLLTGHLPHRAENFNALIQDVVSKPAPSVRDLCPEIPLEIAECVSLMLDKSPMNRFQNGYMASLFLNAILGQVQNIESMLHEAFGNNRNVSWKRNGHQYILEVKQSERRKQTVIIEPSEHQLHERLLLIYSTCCDAQAEYYEEALRLNSEISHGGISIRDVNGQAKFVMVDTFPRSSVDAEDIRKSVIAVAQHADEIEEKLTGHDFH, translated from the coding sequence ATGAACAGATTACCTTCTGTAGAGATCCCCCTGATCGAGCGCAATTCAGCAATGGCCCCCAATACATCTTCAGACTCCGGCACCCCGCAGCAAGATCGACAGTTGCAGTACTGCGCGAACTGCAATTCCACTTACTTTCAGCAGTCCGGTTCTGATAATTGCCCCGTCTGCGGTGCACACGTGGATGACATTTCGTTGATGGATCTCCAGGAAACAATCGTCGTGCAGGAGATCGACGGGCTGATTGAGCATGCAGACTCCGGCTCCGTTGTTGTGGAGGATCCGATTGCAGGTACCGATCTGCACGTTTATCAGTGTCAGTCGCTCCTGGGCCGGGGAGGCATGGGCATGGTCTACCTGGCCACCCATCGCGATCTGGGACGCCAGTGTGCCTTGAAGATTCTGCTGCCACATCTTTCGGAACGCGATCCTGAATACGTGCAGCGTTTCATTCATGAAGGTCGTGCCGTCGCCACCTTGAATCATCCCAATATTGTGACCGCCCATGCGATTGGCGAAGAACGCGGTTATCGATTTCTGGAAATGGAACTGATCACCGGACGTGCGTTGAGCCATGTCGTCCGCGAGGATGGCCCCCTCTCTGCCCTGCACGCGACATCATTGATCGCACAGGTGGCGTCAGGTCTGGGAACCGCGCACGCTAAAGGCATCATTCACCAGGATCTGAAGCTGGAAAACATTCTGTTGACCGGTGCGGGAGTCCCAAAAATCGCTGATTTCGGCCTGGCGAAGCGCATCTCTGCAGAAGAGGGAGGCGCGCATCAGCACAATCTGGCCGGTACTCCAAATTACATGGCACCGGAACTCTTTCAAGGCGGCATGGCCAGCGCTACCTCGGACGTTTATTCGCTGGGGGTCTGCTTCTTTGTGTTGCTCACAGGCCATCTGCCTCACCGTGCGGAAAACTTTAATGCCCTGATTCAGGATGTGGTTTCCAAACCGGCACCGAGCGTACGCGATCTCTGCCCCGAGATCCCTCTGGAGATCGCTGAGTGTGTCTCCCTCATGCTGGATAAGAGTCCTATGAACCGGTTTCAAAACGGTTACATGGCCTCTCTGTTCCTGAATGCAATTCTCGGCCAGGTACAGAATATCGAGTCGATGCTGCACGAAGCGTTTGGGAATAATCGCAATGTTTCCTGGAAACGCAACGGTCACCAGTACATCCTCGAAGTCAAACAGAGTGAACGACGCAAGCAGACTGTCATCATCGAACCCAGCGAACACCAATTGCATGAACGACTGCTGTTAATCTACAGCACCTGCTGTGATGCCCAGGCCGAATATTACGAGGAAGCACTGCGTCTGAATTCCGAAATATCGCATGGGGGAATCTCGATTCGGGACGTGAATGGCCAGGCAAAGTTCGTCATGGTGGATACCTTCCCCCGCTCTTCAGTTGATGCAGAGGATATTCGCAAAAGCGTGATCGCCGTGGCCCAGCACGCCGATGAAATCGAAGAGAAACTGACCGGCCACGATTTTCACTAG
- the rpmA gene encoding 50S ribosomal protein L27: protein MAHKKGQGSSRNGRDSEAQRRGIKKFGGESVLAGNIIARQCGTKWHPGKNVGMGKDYTIFSLVEGTVFFDKDGRRINVEPALN, encoded by the coding sequence ATGGCACATAAGAAAGGTCAAGGTTCCAGCCGTAACGGTCGCGATTCAGAAGCACAGCGCCGTGGAATCAAGAAATTCGGCGGTGAAAGCGTTCTGGCAGGAAACATCATCGCCCGTCAGTGCGGTACCAAATGGCATCCTGGTAAAAACGTGGGAATGGGCAAAGACTACACCATCTTCTCACTGGTTGAAGGCACTGTCTTCTTCGATAAGGATGGTCGACGAATCAACGTAGAGCCTGCTTTGAACTAA
- a CDS encoding S1C family serine protease: protein MKYAIGCFFSAVIGGLVVSALDAPSAGLIASSEAQVQPNLTGPRIIPPTPLKPAPPEVNANKTTPEHITELFNQRGLSPEEEINVSVYEKLNKSVVHITTKSTKSDGFFMLEYDTEGAGSGAIIDKAGHILTNYHVIEDAQQVNVTLFNGKSYQATFVGADAINDIAVIKIDEAPEVLFPVSMSDSSKLKVGQRVFAIGNPFGLERTMTCGIISSLNRSLKLRGNRTIKSIIQIDAAVNPGNSGGPLLNSHGQLIGINTAIASNTGQSSGVGFAIPSNLVARVVPQLLTHGHMIHPEIGIQRVYETEQGLLIAKLTPGGPAEKAGLRGPKIVRQRRGLIVIERVDRGAADLIVAVDQKQIKSAADFLDYIESKKPGDTVVVTVLRGKEQTPTKVSVTLTASQSNRP from the coding sequence GTGAAATACGCCATTGGTTGTTTTTTCTCTGCCGTGATCGGCGGTCTGGTCGTTTCTGCTCTGGATGCCCCGTCTGCAGGTCTGATTGCCTCTTCAGAGGCACAGGTACAACCGAATTTAACCGGCCCCCGAATCATTCCTCCTACGCCCCTGAAACCCGCGCCCCCTGAGGTTAATGCCAACAAGACGACGCCGGAACACATCACCGAATTATTCAATCAACGCGGACTGTCTCCCGAGGAGGAGATTAATGTCAGCGTGTATGAAAAGCTGAATAAGAGCGTGGTTCACATCACGACCAAAAGCACGAAGAGCGATGGGTTTTTCATGCTCGAATATGATACGGAAGGCGCAGGGTCGGGAGCGATCATCGACAAAGCAGGGCACATTCTGACCAACTACCACGTGATCGAAGATGCCCAGCAGGTGAATGTCACCCTGTTTAACGGGAAATCATACCAGGCCACCTTTGTCGGCGCTGATGCTATTAATGACATCGCCGTGATTAAAATTGATGAAGCTCCGGAAGTTTTGTTTCCGGTCAGCATGTCAGATTCCAGCAAATTGAAAGTAGGACAGCGTGTCTTTGCGATTGGCAACCCGTTCGGACTGGAACGGACGATGACCTGCGGCATTATTTCCAGTCTGAACCGGTCGCTGAAACTGCGGGGGAACCGCACGATCAAATCCATCATCCAGATTGATGCGGCAGTAAACCCGGGGAATTCCGGTGGCCCCTTGCTGAATTCGCATGGGCAGTTAATCGGGATCAATACCGCGATCGCCAGTAATACCGGTCAGAGTTCGGGAGTCGGCTTTGCGATTCCTTCAAACCTCGTTGCCCGCGTCGTTCCCCAATTGCTGACCCACGGACATATGATTCATCCGGAAATCGGTATTCAGCGTGTCTATGAGACCGAGCAGGGTTTATTGATCGCGAAACTGACACCGGGGGGACCCGCTGAGAAGGCAGGTTTGCGCGGTCCAAAGATCGTGCGACAGAGAAGGGGACTGATCGTCATCGAACGGGTCGACCGGGGGGCAGCGGATCTGATCGTCGCTGTAGACCAGAAGCAGATCAAATCGGCGGCGGACTTCCTGGATTATATCGAGAGCAAAAAACCTGGTGACACCGTCGTGGTGACCGTGCTGCGGGGGAAGGAACAGACGCCGACCAAAGTCTCCGTCACCCTGACCGCCAGTCAGTCCAACCGACCATAA
- a CDS encoding 6-phosphofructokinase — translation MRRIALLTAGGDTPALNATIFGAVERANELRLEVVGIIKGFGGLLDPAVPHIRLNPLYSTLPELDPRCGGTILGSSRTYIDESHAGELQVVKKRLDQLGIEGLICIGGDGTLNGMQPISQFMPCVLAPKTIDNDLGLNYLDEPNEWVKETNPETGKEKLRKLPAKQDLELDDMVNFATPGYATAVYVCVQGVQRIRTTAESHRRIAIIEVMGRESGYLALGAAYGQPDIILIPEVPLDYDRFERRVRELYDTQKNVVIVIGEGLRDQNGKRLGDISQSVDPAGNVIFSGAAEILQNMLIESLGDHYFVSRKRHEMAKSATFTRKIGHTQRGGRPIRFDRFYAAQLGGKAVDLLVQRQNNYVAILQWNEQQGFHVSSISGNALRDAWRGIHPRTLHPSFYDEHRYQPSKLGVQYLSKIFTNAVGSDDLELLKDDLFDTGHLKTRYQSINVSVHKHIRYLSTPQDQGPVDQF, via the coding sequence ATGCGTCGGATTGCTCTTTTAACGGCAGGTGGTGACACGCCCGCATTGAATGCCACAATCTTCGGAGCTGTGGAGCGTGCAAACGAACTACGGCTGGAAGTCGTGGGGATTATCAAAGGCTTTGGCGGACTGCTCGACCCCGCCGTACCTCACATCAGGTTGAATCCGCTCTATTCAACTCTTCCAGAACTCGATCCCCGCTGCGGTGGTACGATTCTGGGTTCATCCCGCACCTATATTGATGAGTCCCATGCCGGTGAACTGCAGGTGGTTAAGAAACGCCTGGATCAGCTCGGGATCGAAGGTTTGATCTGTATCGGCGGCGATGGAACTTTGAACGGCATGCAACCAATATCACAGTTCATGCCTTGTGTGCTGGCTCCCAAAACCATCGATAACGACCTCGGATTGAATTATCTCGATGAACCGAATGAATGGGTGAAGGAAACGAACCCGGAGACCGGGAAAGAGAAGCTTCGCAAGCTGCCGGCCAAACAGGATCTGGAGCTGGATGACATGGTCAACTTCGCAACCCCTGGCTATGCGACCGCGGTTTATGTCTGTGTGCAGGGCGTGCAGCGTATTCGAACCACCGCCGAAAGCCACCGCCGGATCGCGATTATCGAAGTCATGGGTCGGGAATCGGGTTACCTCGCATTGGGTGCCGCCTATGGACAGCCCGATATCATCCTGATTCCGGAAGTCCCCCTGGACTACGATCGATTCGAACGCCGGGTTCGCGAACTCTACGATACACAGAAAAATGTAGTGATAGTCATTGGCGAAGGCCTCCGTGATCAGAACGGGAAACGCCTGGGTGACATTTCGCAAAGTGTCGACCCTGCCGGAAACGTGATCTTCAGTGGGGCTGCCGAGATTCTGCAGAACATGCTGATCGAATCACTGGGTGATCATTACTTTGTCTCAAGGAAGCGACATGAAATGGCCAAGTCGGCAACCTTCACTCGTAAAATTGGTCACACGCAGCGTGGCGGACGCCCTATCCGCTTTGATCGATTTTATGCTGCCCAGCTCGGGGGAAAAGCGGTCGACCTGCTGGTCCAGCGGCAGAACAACTATGTAGCCATCCTGCAGTGGAATGAGCAGCAGGGATTCCATGTCAGCTCAATCAGTGGCAATGCACTGCGGGATGCCTGGCGGGGAATCCACCCTCGTACCCTGCACCCCTCGTTCTATGATGAGCATCGCTACCAGCCTTCGAAACTGGGTGTGCAATACCTGTCAAAAATCTTTACGAACGCGGTCGGCTCCGATGACCTGGAGCTGCTTAAAGATGACCTGTTTGATACCGGGCATCTTAAAACCCGGTATCAAAGCATCAATGTGAGTGTGCACAAACACATCCGCTATCTCAGTACTCCCCAGGACCAGGGGCCCGTCGACCAGTTCTAG